The region GGGTGTGCGGGTCTGGCAGCCGGACTGGACCGCCGTGGTCGCCACGCTGGACGCCGACGTCGCCGCGTACACCAAGGCGGTCGGGCGTTGACACCCGCCGTCGAGCTGCGCGACGTGTCCGTCCACTTCGGACGGACCGTCGCGCTGCGCGGGCTGGACCTGTCGGTGGCGCCGGGGGAGACCCTGGCGCTGCTCGGCCCGTCCGGCTCGGGCAAGTCCACCGCGCTCAAGGCGGTGGCCGGGTTCCTGCGGCCCACCTCCGGGCGGGTGCTGCTGGGCGGTCGGGACGTGACCGACGAGCCGCCGAACCGGCGCGGGCTCGGCGTCGTGGTGCAGAGCTACGCGCTGTTCCCGCACATGAAGGTGGTCGACAACGTGGCGTTCGGGCTGCGCGCCCGGCGGGTGCCGCGCCGCGCGGTCGCCGAGCGGGTGGCCGAGGTGCTGGCGCTGGTCGGCATGACCGGGTTCGGCGACCGCTACCCGCGCCAGCTCTCCGGCGGCCAGCAGCAGCGGGTCGCCATCGCGCGGGCGCTGGCCATCCGGCCACCGGTGCTGCTGCTCGACGAGCCGCTCTCGGCGCTGGACGCCGCGCTGCGCGAGGAGATGGTGGCCGAACTGCTGCGGCTGCGCGCCGAACTGCCCGACACGGCCGTGGTCTACGTGACCCACGACCAGGGCGAGGCGCTCGCGCTGGCCGACCGGATCGCGGTGATGCGCGACGCCCGGCTGGTCGAGGTCGGCGCGACACCGGAGCTCTACCACCGGCCGGCCGAGTCGTTCACCGCCTCGTTCCTGGGCGCGTCGAACCTGCTGCCGGTGGAGGTCGTGGACGCCGACACCGTGCGGCTGGGCCACCTGCGGCTGGCGGCGTCGTCGGCCGGGCTGCCGGCGGGCGGGGCCGTGGCGCTGGGCGTGCGCCCGCACCGGGTGGGCGTGCGCGCGGTTCCCGGCCCGATGACCGCTGGTTCCGGGCAGACTGGTTCTGCGCCAACTGATTCTGGGCCGACCGATTCGGGGCTGGCGGCCCGGCTGCTGGCCGTGCAGTGGCGCGGCACCGGGTACCGGCTGGACCTCGAACTGGACCTGGGGCACCGGCTGCGCGCGGAGGTCCCCGACGTCGACGGGCTCACCGTCGGGACACGGGTCGAGGTGTCCATTCCGGACGGTTGTCCGCTGGTGCGGGTGGCGTGATGCGGCGGTTGCTCTGGCTGTTGCCGCCGGTCGCCGTGCTGGTGGTGTTCTTCGGGTACCCGCTGGCGCTGGTGCTGCACCAGTCGTTCGTCGCCGACGACGGCTCGGTGGGGTTGGCGAACTGGCACGACGTGCTGGTGTCGGCGGAGTTCCAGCGCGCCTTGGGGCGCACGGCGCTGCTCGCCGTCGCCGCCACCGCCGGCTGCCTGGTCCTGGGCGTCTTCCTGGCGCTGGTGATCGCGTTCGCGCCGTTCCCCGGCGCACGGGCGGTGTCCCGGCTGGTCGACGTGGTGCTGGCGTTCCCGTCGTTCCTGATCGCGCTGGCGTTCACGTTCCTCTACGGCAGCGCGGGCGTGCTCAACGCCGTGCTGGGCAGCGGGTCCGTCGACTTCCTGTATTCCCCGTGGGGGGTGCTGCTCGCCGAGATCGCGTTCTACACGCCGTTCGTGATGCGGCCCGCGCTCGCGGCGTTCAGCCAGCTCCCGGGGGCCCAGCTCGACGTGGCGGCGAGCCTGGGCGCGTCGCCGTGGCGGGTGCTGCGGCAGGTCGTGCTGCCGGACGCGCTGCCCGCGTTGGCGTCCGGGGCCTGCCTGACCTTGTTGCTGTGCATGAACGAGTTCGGGATCGTGCTGTTCGTCGGGGCGAAGGACGTCATCACGTTGCCGATGTTGGTCTACACCAAGGCGATCGTGACGTTCGACTACCCGGCGGCGTGCGTGGTGGCCGTGGTCAACGTGGTGTTCTCCGGTGCGCTGTACGCACTGCACCGCTGGGTGTTCGCGAAGGGAGCGGGCCGTGCTGCTGTGGACGCGGCGTAGTCGGGCGATCGTCATCGCGCTGTTCGCGGTGCTGTTCACGGTCGTCGTGGTCGCGCCGCTGGCGATGATCGTGCTGGCGTCCGTGGCGGGGTCGTGGAACGGGGTGCTGCCCGCCGACCTCACCACCGACCACCTGGCCGACGCCGTCGCCGGGGACTCCGTCGCCAGTGCGGTCGTCAGCGCGCAGACGGCCGTCATCGCCGCGTTGACGGCCGTGGTGCTCGGGACGTGGCTCGCGCTGGGCGCGGAACGTGCTCCCCGCCCGGTCCGCCGGGTCCTCGACGCCGCCGCGCACCTGCCGCTGGCGGTGCCGTCCGTGGTGGTCGGGCTCGGGCTGCTGGTGGCGTTCAGCCGGCCGCCGCTGCTGCTCAACGGCACCCGGTGGATCGTGCTGGCGGCCCACCTGGTGATCCTGCTGCCGTTCACGTTCAGCGTGGTGTCCGCGGCGCAGCGCCGGGTGGACCCGCAGCTCGCGGCGGTCGCGGCGAGCCTGGGCGGGTCGGCGTGGCGGGTGCTGTGGCGGGTCCGGGTGCCGGTGCTGCTGCCCGCGATGTCGGCGTCCGCGTCGCTGGGGCTCGCCCTGTCGATGGGCGAGGTGGGCGCGACGATCATGCTCTACCCGCCGGACTGGCGCACGTTGCCGGTCAGCGTGTTCGCGCTGACCGACCGGGGCCAGGTCTTCGCCGCGTCCGCGTCCACCGTGCTGCTGCTGGCGGTGACCCTGGCCGGTCTCGTCGCGTTGGGCGCGGTTCGCCCGCGCGCCGCCGAACGTTAGCCCGCGATACCGCCGAACGTTAGCGAGTCGTGCCCTTTTACCGCCCATTGGCAGGCGTTTCCGGGTGCCTTCGCGGAGGTACCGTTGGTGCCAGGGAAGTGAGTCCTCCTCACCCGCAACGGCGCGGGGGAAGCGGGGGGTTGTGCGGTGACGTTCAAAGAGGAGTTCCTGGCGGAACTGGAGGACTGCCTGCGCGGCTACGGCGCGGTGCCGGTGTGCGATCCCGGCGCGCTGGCGCGGTTCGTGGACTACGTGCGGCAGTTGCCGGCGGACGACCAGCGGTTGCGGTGCCTGGAGGGGGTGGACCAGGGATCGGGGTCGTTCTGGAACAACCCGGCGGTGTGGTGGGAGCAGGTGCCCCGGTTCGGGGTCGCGATCAAGGACTGCTCGACGCTGCTGGACCGGATGCTGGACGAGGCCATCAGCGACGAGATCGACGTGCTGGAGATGGAGATCCGGGAGTTGCCGGGCTGAACCCCCGCGCACCGGACCGGAGAACCGAAACACCCGTTGTGCGTCCGGGTCGCCGGGCGCACAACGGGGAGTGCTGTTCCGGTGCTGCTCAGGATCGGACTCAGACCGACAGCAGCCGGTCGAAGAACGTGCGGTAGCGCCGCAGCGCGACCCGCAGCTCCTCGGTGTCCGCGTGGCCTTCCTGCTTCCACTGCTCCTCCAGCGAGCGGCGGTGCTCGGCGAACGTGTTCGCCAGGCTTCCGATCACCTGCGCCACCAGCTCGTCCGCGCGCTGCACGGCGTCCTGGGGGTCGTCCACGAAGTCGGCCTGCAGGCCCCGCCACTCGGTGCGCAGCTCCTCGGCCTCGGTGTCGCCGAACAGCGGCTCGTCGTCGCTGCGCGCGCCCTGCTCCGCCGTGGCGGGCTCGGCGGCCGGAGCGGTGACCGGGACGATGTCGGGGTTGTGGCCGAGGGCGGTGTCCGCCGCGGGTTCTCTGTCGAAGTCGGCCGGTTCGTCGTAGACCGCGTCGCTGTCGTTTTCAACGACCCGGTCGTCGGTGTGGGTGTTCTCCCCGTGGACGCCGGTGTGGGCGTCGGTGTGGGCATTGGGGTGGGCATCGGGGTGGACGTCGTCGGTGCGGGTGTCGGGGTGTCCGTCCCGCAGCACGTCGTCGTCGTGGTGGGTGCCCCGCTTCTCCGGCGGGACGAAGTCGTCGGTGGTCAGGCGGTCGGTCATCAGCGCGCCCCTTCCGCGCGGTCACGGCGGTCGCCGTCACGGTCCGCGCCGTTGGCCAACAGGTCCTCGAACAGCGTGCGGTAGTGCACCATCGCGGTGCGCAGGTCCTCGGTCGACGCCTCGCCGCGGTCGTGCCGCTCGGAGATCGTGTGCGCCTCGCGGTAGTTGTCCAGCGTGCGGGCGTGCTCGACCGACAGCAGCGACGCCTGGCTCTCGTACCCCTCGGTGGGGTAACCGCGTTCGGCCATCAGGTCGGTGACCAGACGGTCCGCCTGGGCGACAGCGCCGTCCGGCGCGTCGACGAACTGCTCCTGGATCCGCGTCCAGTTGCGGGCGTAGGTGTCGCGGGTCCCGGGGGCCAGGGGGCGCAGCTCGAGCCGGGAGTGCTCGCGCTCGCGCTCCACGAGGGCGCGCTCCGCGGCCATCCGGTTGTCGCTCTGCGCCACGGTCCGCTCGTACTCCGGACCGAACTTCTCCTGCAACCTCTTGCGTTGCAGGAAGTACCGCAGCAGCACGGCGGCCGCCGCGACAACCAGCACGACGACGATCACGCCGATGATGGTGCCGGTGGACATCTGTGCCTCCTAGGGGGCTTGGATGTCCACCGGGTTGCCGTTGCGAGGGCGCGACAAACCTGTCACGCCCCGTGTGCGGCCGTCACCACTCCTTGCCGTCACCACCTCTTGCCGGCACTAGCCCTTGACGCACACCACCTGCTTGAGCCGGGTGACGACCTCCACGAGGTCGCTCTGCCGCGCGATGACCGCGTCGAGATCCTTGTAGGCGCCCGGGATCTCGTCCACCACGCCCGCGTCCTTGCGGCACTCGACACCCGCCGTCTGCGCCGCCAGGTCGGCCTCGGTGAACGTCTTGCGCGCCTTGGTCCGCGACATCCGGCGCCCCGCGCCGTGCGACGCGGACTCGAACGAGTCCGGGTTGCCCAGCCCGCGCACGATGTACGAACCGGTGCCCATGGAACCCGGGATGATCCCCAGCTCGCCCTTGCGGGCCCGGATCGCGCCCTTGCGGGTCACCAGGACGTCCTCGCCGAAGTGGTGCTCCTCGGACACGTAGTTGTGGTGCGCGCTGATCGGCTCGTCGAACGACACCGCCGGGAACGAGCGCCGCAGCACGTCGCACACCAGCCCGAGCATGGTCGCCCGGTTGCGCCGCGCGTACTCCTGCGCCCAGTACAGGTCGTGCCGGTAGGCGGCCATCTCCGGCGTGCCGGCGAGGAACACCGCCAGGTCCGGGTCGGGCAGCACCTCGTTGTGCGCCAACGTCCGCGCGACCGCGATGTGGTGCTGTGCCAGCTGGTTGCCGACGCCCCGGGACCCGGAGTGCAGCATCACCCACACCCGGTCGTCGGTGTCCAGGCAGACCTCGAGGAAGTGGTTGCCGCCGCCCAGCGTGCCGACCTGGCGCACCGCGCGGTCCAGGTCGAGGGCCGGGGTCAGCCGGTCGAACGCGTCCCAGAAACCGTCCCGCCCGACCACCGGCTCCCGGTGCATCGCGAACCCGACCGGCACCGCGGCCTCCAACGCCGAGCGCAGCGGCCCGAGGCTGGCCGGCAGATCGTTCGCCGACAACGATGTCCTCACCGCCGTCATGCCGCACCCGATGTCGACGCCGACGGCCGCCGGGGACACCGCGTCCTTGAGCGCGATGACCGAGCCGACCGTGGCGCCGAGCCCGTAGTGCACGTCCGGCATGACGGCCACGTGCTTGACCGCCCACGGCAGCGAGGCGATGTTGCGCAACTGGCGCAGCGCCTGCTCCTCGACCTCGGCCGGGTCGGCCCAGAGCCGGATGTCGACGCGTGCGCCGGAGAGGGTGGTGGCGGTCATGCGGCCCAGCCTAAGCGGGGGTTCCGCCGGCGGCGATCGGATTTCCGCCGCGACCGGTCGGATTTCCCCGGGAGAAAAGGAAAACCGGGCCGGCGGTGCGCCGACCCGGTTTCGGTGCCGGAAGTGCTACCGGCTGACCGCCTTGCGGTACTGGCGGGTGGCCAGCGGGACGAACACCGCGAGGAAGACCACCACCCAGATCAGCGTCGTCAGCACCGGGTGCCGCAACGACCACACGTCCGCCGGCGGGAAGGCGGGGTTCGTGTTCCCGAACAGCTCGCGGGCCGCCGCCGTGACCGCCGAGACGGGGTTCCACTCGGCGAACGTCTTGAGCACGCCGGGCAGCTTGCTCTCCTGCACGAAGGTGTTCGCGATGAACGTCAGCGGGAAGATCACGATGAAGCTCGCGTTGTTGAACACCTCCGGGCTGCGCACCATGAGCCCGACGATCGCCATCCCCCACGACAGCGAGTAGGCGAACAGCAGCAGGATCGCGAACCCGGCCAGCGCCTCGAAGAACGACGAGTTGATCCGCCAGCCGACCACCAGGCCGGTCAGCGACATCACCACCACGACGATGACGTTGTTGAGCAGGTCCGACGTGGTCCGCCCGATCAGCACCGCCGACCGCGCCATGGGCAGCGACCGGAACCGGTCGATCACGCCTTTCTGCATGTCGTCGGCCAGGCCCGAGCCGGTGATGGTCGCGCCGAACACCACGGTCTGGGTGAAGATGCCCGCCATCAGGAACTCGCGGTAGTCCATGCCCGGGATGTCGATCGACCCGCCGAACACGTACGCGAACAGCAGCACGAACATGATCGGCTGCAAGGTGGAGAACACCAGCAGGTCCGGTACCCGCTTGATCTTGATGAGATTGCGCTTGGCGACGACCGCGCCGTCCGCCAGCGCCTGCGTGACTGCGCTCATGCCCCCTGCTCCCCCTGCTTGTCCTCGGCCGCGTGTCCGGTCAGCGTGAGGAACACGTCGTCCAGCGTCGGCCTGCGCAGGCCGACGTCGAGCACCTTCACCGATTCGGCGTCCAGCCGGCGGATGCCGTCGACCAGCACCTCGGACCCGCCGGACACCGGCACGGTCAGCCGGTGCGCCCGCTCGTCCACCACGACCTCGCCGATGGCCAGCGGCCCCAGCACCTCCCGGGCGGTGGCCACGTCCTGCGCGGTGCCCACGGTCAGCTCCAGCCGCTCGCCGCCGACCTGCGCCTTGAGCTCGTCGGCGGTGCCCAGCGCGATCACCTTGCCGTGGTCGATGACCGCGATCTTGTCGGCCAGCCGGTCGGCCTCCTCCAGGTACTGCGTGGTCAGCAGCAGCGTGGTGCCGCCCGCCACGAGTTCGCCGATGACGTCCCACATGCCCAGCCGGCTGCGCGGGTCCAGGCCCGTGGTCGGCTCGTCGAGGAACAGCACGTCGGGCTTGGCGACCAGCGCGCCGGCCAGGTCGAGCCGGCGGCGCATCCCCCCGGAGTAGCCCTTCACCGGCCGGTCGCCCGCCTCGACCAGGTCGAACCGGTCGAGCAGCTCCCGGGCCCGCTCCCGGCTGGGTTTCTTGCCCAGGTGGTAGAGCCGGCCCACCATGTCCAGGTTCTCGAACCCGGTCAGGTTCTCGTCCACCGCCGCGTACTGCCCGGACAGGCCGATCCTGCGGCGCAGCTCCTTGGCCTGGGACACGACGTCGAGCCCGAGCACGGTCGCCCGCCCCGCGTCCTGCTCCAGCAGCGTGGTGAGCACCCGCACGGTCGTCGTCTTGCCCGCGCCGTTGGGGCCCAGCAGGCCCATGACGGTGCCTTCCGGCACCACGAGGTCCAACCCGTCCAGGGCGACGACCGACCCGTAGCGTTTGACCAGCCCCTCGGCCACGATTGCGTCTGCCATGGGGGCCATGATGGACCCGCGCACCGACAATTTCGCCGCGAATTTCACCCTGTTAGTCGAATGGTCACCCCGACCTGCGGCTTTTCGTGACGATCCGGGGCCCGGCGAGTCCCTCGGGCGGCCCAAGCCCGCCGGCGAAGTTGCGGCCGGCGCGGAAGCGGTGTGCGCTGCGTGGCGTGTTGATCCGCCGAGCCTCCACATCGGACCTCCCGACCGTCCTGCCTCTGCTGCGCGAGTTCTACGAGGTGGACGGGCACGACTACGACGAAGCGGTGCTGACCGCCGCGCTCGGGCCGTTGCTGGCCGACGACGCTTTCGGCCAGGTCTGGCTGTTCGACACCGGCTACGCGGTGCTCACCTGGGGCTACTCGCTGGAGTCGGGCGGGCGGGACGCGCTGCTGGACGAGTTCTTCGTCCGCAACCGGGGCGGCGGCGTCGGCGGGAAGGTCATCGAGGACCTGGCCCAGGCCTGCCGGGAGGCCGGCGCGCGCCGGATGATCCTGGAGACCGAGGCGCCCAACGACGCGGCGCGGCGGTTCTACGGGCGGCACGGGTTCGTGCCCGAGGCGTCCACCTGGATGATGCGCGACCTCTGAACCAGGCCGGCAGCCGGGCGCGCAGTTCGGGATCCCGCAGTACCGCGAGGACCGGTCCGTCCAGCACCCGCGCCGCGCCCGGCGTCGAGGACAGCCGCGGCATCGCCTGGCAGACGTCGGCGAACGGCTGCCCCTGGACGGTGAGCACCGCCTCGCGCACCTCGTGCCCGGCCCCGCGCGCCCGCCCGGCGGACCACCGCGGCAGGCTCATCACCACCACCCGGTCCACCAGCAGCGGCCGGCCCGCGTCGTCCAGCGGGTACCGGTCCCGCTTGAGGTTGCTGTCGCAGGTCGAGCAGGCCGGCAGGTGGTTGAGCCAGTCGAAGGTCCGCAACGGGTTGCGGGACAACGGCTCGAAGTGGTCGCTGTCGGTGCCCTGGCTGTC is a window of Saccharothrix espanaensis DSM 44229 DNA encoding:
- a CDS encoding ABC transporter ATP-binding protein → MTPAVELRDVSVHFGRTVALRGLDLSVAPGETLALLGPSGSGKSTALKAVAGFLRPTSGRVLLGGRDVTDEPPNRRGLGVVVQSYALFPHMKVVDNVAFGLRARRVPRRAVAERVAEVLALVGMTGFGDRYPRQLSGGQQQRVAIARALAIRPPVLLLDEPLSALDAALREEMVAELLRLRAELPDTAVVYVTHDQGEALALADRIAVMRDARLVEVGATPELYHRPAESFTASFLGASNLLPVEVVDADTVRLGHLRLAASSAGLPAGGAVALGVRPHRVGVRAVPGPMTAGSGQTGSAPTDSGPTDSGLAARLLAVQWRGTGYRLDLELDLGHRLRAEVPDVDGLTVGTRVEVSIPDGCPLVRVA
- a CDS encoding 2-aminoethylphosphonate ABC transporter permease subunit, with the translated sequence MRRLLWLLPPVAVLVVFFGYPLALVLHQSFVADDGSVGLANWHDVLVSAEFQRALGRTALLAVAATAGCLVLGVFLALVIAFAPFPGARAVSRLVDVVLAFPSFLIALAFTFLYGSAGVLNAVLGSGSVDFLYSPWGVLLAEIAFYTPFVMRPALAAFSQLPGAQLDVAASLGASPWRVLRQVVLPDALPALASGACLTLLLCMNEFGIVLFVGAKDVITLPMLVYTKAIVTFDYPAACVVAVVNVVFSGALYALHRWVFAKGAGRAAVDAA
- a CDS encoding ABC transporter permease, translating into MLLWTRRSRAIVIALFAVLFTVVVVAPLAMIVLASVAGSWNGVLPADLTTDHLADAVAGDSVASAVVSAQTAVIAALTAVVLGTWLALGAERAPRPVRRVLDAAAHLPLAVPSVVVGLGLLVAFSRPPLLLNGTRWIVLAAHLVILLPFTFSVVSAAQRRVDPQLAAVAASLGGSAWRVLWRVRVPVLLPAMSASASLGLALSMGEVGATIMLYPPDWRTLPVSVFALTDRGQVFAASASTVLLLAVTLAGLVALGAVRPRAAER
- a CDS encoding RtcB family protein; amino-acid sequence: MTATTLSGARVDIRLWADPAEVEEQALRQLRNIASLPWAVKHVAVMPDVHYGLGATVGSVIALKDAVSPAAVGVDIGCGMTAVRTSLSANDLPASLGPLRSALEAAVPVGFAMHREPVVGRDGFWDAFDRLTPALDLDRAVRQVGTLGGGNHFLEVCLDTDDRVWVMLHSGSRGVGNQLAQHHIAVARTLAHNEVLPDPDLAVFLAGTPEMAAYRHDLYWAQEYARRNRATMLGLVCDVLRRSFPAVSFDEPISAHHNYVSEEHHFGEDVLVTRKGAIRARKGELGIIPGSMGTGSYIVRGLGNPDSFESASHGAGRRMSRTKARKTFTEADLAAQTAGVECRKDAGVVDEIPGAYKDLDAVIARQSDLVEVVTRLKQVVCVKG
- a CDS encoding ABC transporter permease produces the protein MSAVTQALADGAVVAKRNLIKIKRVPDLLVFSTLQPIMFVLLFAYVFGGSIDIPGMDYREFLMAGIFTQTVVFGATITGSGLADDMQKGVIDRFRSLPMARSAVLIGRTTSDLLNNVIVVVVMSLTGLVVGWRINSSFFEALAGFAILLLFAYSLSWGMAIVGLMVRSPEVFNNASFIVIFPLTFIANTFVQESKLPGVLKTFAEWNPVSAVTAAARELFGNTNPAFPPADVWSLRHPVLTTLIWVVVFLAVFVPLATRQYRKAVSR
- a CDS encoding daunorubicin resistance protein DrrA family ABC transporter ATP-binding protein, whose protein sequence is MADAIVAEGLVKRYGSVVALDGLDLVVPEGTVMGLLGPNGAGKTTTVRVLTTLLEQDAGRATVLGLDVVSQAKELRRRIGLSGQYAAVDENLTGFENLDMVGRLYHLGKKPSRERARELLDRFDLVEAGDRPVKGYSGGMRRRLDLAGALVAKPDVLFLDEPTTGLDPRSRLGMWDVIGELVAGGTTLLLTTQYLEEADRLADKIAVIDHGKVIALGTADELKAQVGGERLELTVGTAQDVATAREVLGPLAIGEVVVDERAHRLTVPVSGGSEVLVDGIRRLDAESVKVLDVGLRRPTLDDVFLTLTGHAAEDKQGEQGA
- a CDS encoding GNAT family N-acetyltransferase, coding for MLIRRASTSDLPTVLPLLREFYEVDGHDYDEAVLTAALGPLLADDAFGQVWLFDTGYAVLTWGYSLESGGRDALLDEFFVRNRGGGVGGKVIEDLAQACREAGARRMILETEAPNDAARRFYGRHGFVPEASTWMMRDL